In the genome of Streptomyces globosus, one region contains:
- a CDS encoding cob(I)yrinic acid a,c-diamide adenosyltransferase, with protein sequence MVNLTRIYTRTGDKGTTALGDMSRTAKTDLRISAYADANEANAAIGTAIALGGLPDEVVKVLVRVQNDLFDVGADLCTPVVAEPEYPPLRVEQFYVDKLEADCDRFNAELEKLRSFILPGGTPGAALLHQACTVVRRAERSTWAALEVHGEVMNPLTATYLNRLSDLLFILARTANKEVGDVLWVPGGERD encoded by the coding sequence ATGGTGAACCTCACGCGCATCTACACCCGCACGGGCGACAAGGGCACGACGGCCCTCGGCGACATGAGCCGCACCGCCAAGACGGACCTGCGGATCTCCGCGTACGCCGACGCGAACGAGGCGAACGCGGCCATCGGCACGGCGATCGCCCTCGGCGGCCTGCCGGACGAGGTCGTGAAGGTGCTGGTGCGGGTGCAGAACGACCTGTTCGACGTCGGCGCGGACCTCTGCACCCCGGTCGTGGCGGAGCCGGAGTACCCGCCGCTGCGGGTCGAGCAGTTCTACGTCGACAAGCTGGAGGCCGACTGCGACCGCTTCAACGCGGAGCTGGAGAAGCTGCGCAGCTTCATCCTCCCCGGCGGCACGCCCGGAGCGGCCCTGCTGCACCAGGCCTGCACCGTGGTCCGCCGAGCGGAGCGCTCCACGTGGGCGGCGCTGGAGGTGCACGGCGAGGTGATGAACCCGCTGACCGCCACCTACCTCAACCGCCTCTCCGACCTCCTGTTCATCCTGGCGCGTACGGCCAACAAGGAGGTCGGGGACGTGCTGTGGGTGCCGGGCGGCGAGCGGGACTGA
- a CDS encoding 3-hydroxyacyl-CoA dehydrogenase family protein has protein sequence MAGKLAVIGAGLMGSGIAQVSAQAGWDVVLRDVTDAALTRGTDGIKASYDKFVSKGKMAAEDAEAALARITTTTDLDAVADADIVVEAVFEKLEVKHEIFRALDKLVREDAILASNTSAIPITKIAAVTERPERVVGAHFFSPVPMMQLCELVRGYKTSDETLAATRAFAESVGKTCIVVNRDVAGFVTTRLISALVVEAAKLYESGVASAEDIDIACKLGFGHAMGPLATADLTGVDILLHATGNIYTESQDEKFAPPELMRRMVDAGDFGRKTGQGFYKH, from the coding sequence GTGGCTGGGAAGCTCGCCGTCATCGGTGCGGGGCTGATGGGTTCGGGAATCGCTCAGGTCTCCGCTCAGGCGGGATGGGACGTCGTCCTGCGCGACGTCACCGACGCCGCGCTGACCCGGGGCACCGACGGCATCAAGGCCTCGTACGACAAGTTCGTCTCCAAGGGGAAGATGGCGGCCGAGGACGCGGAGGCCGCGCTCGCCCGCATCACCACGACGACCGACCTGGACGCGGTCGCGGACGCCGACATCGTCGTCGAGGCCGTCTTCGAGAAGCTCGAGGTCAAGCACGAGATCTTCCGCGCCCTGGACAAGCTCGTCCGCGAGGACGCGATCCTGGCCTCCAACACCTCCGCCATCCCGATCACCAAGATCGCCGCGGTGACGGAGCGCCCGGAGCGCGTCGTCGGCGCGCACTTCTTCTCGCCGGTGCCGATGATGCAGCTGTGCGAGCTCGTCCGCGGCTACAAGACCAGCGACGAGACCCTCGCCGCGACCCGCGCGTTCGCCGAGTCCGTCGGCAAGACCTGCATCGTCGTCAACCGCGACGTGGCCGGCTTCGTGACGACCCGTCTGATCTCGGCGCTCGTCGTCGAGGCCGCCAAGCTGTACGAGTCGGGCGTGGCGTCCGCCGAGGACATCGACATCGCCTGCAAGCTCGGCTTCGGGCACGCCATGGGCCCGCTCGCCACCGCCGACCTGACCGGCGTCGACATCCTGCTGCACGCCACCGGCAACATCTACACCGAGTCCCAGGACGAGAAGTTCGCGCCGCCGGAGCTCATGCGCCGCATGGTCGACGCGGGCGACTTCGGGCGCAAGACGGGCCAGGGCTTCTACAAGCACTGA
- a CDS encoding STAS domain-containing protein: protein MHIRGDHAELAVGGRLDVRSAADARTALHTALDRGRGDLVLDLTGLDSWDATGLGVIMGAHRRAGRTGRRLVLRGVPPQMQRLLVATRLHRILAIEGGLEAESLPRV, encoded by the coding sequence ATGCACATCAGGGGCGACCACGCCGAACTCGCTGTCGGGGGCCGCCTCGACGTGCGCAGCGCGGCGGACGCCCGTACGGCCCTGCACACCGCCCTCGACCGCGGGCGCGGCGACCTCGTGCTCGACCTCACCGGACTCGACTCGTGGGACGCCACCGGCCTCGGCGTGATCATGGGCGCCCACCGCAGGGCCGGGCGGACCGGCCGCCGCCTCGTGCTGCGCGGGGTCCCGCCGCAGATGCAGCGCCTCCTGGTCGCCACCCGCCTCCACCGCATCCTCGCCATCGAGGGCGGCCTGGAAGCGGAATCGCTCCCGAGGGTCTGA
- a CDS encoding ATP-binding protein produces the protein MDRTQGQAEPGERAAAGPGAHTAPGPVARVVTLTAGDYTLTVNPVDGSEIEPRRPGTGGGTPAKRDAAGRSAHTAAARPPALPGPAAPAPVLVGREEERERLVRLLGRGRSVRLTGPAGSGRTRLLDAVAADCAPLAPDGVVRLSGFGHQQPGELLYALHDAVYQAPCERPGRAELLARVRDIGAIVLLDDLEMGGAALDELLAATPECAYLLAATPDTRAPSDDSHLEEVFLTGLGRADCLRLLEARTGRPLTDAETAWAEDLRFASEGLPLRFVQAAALLRRRDELNRAAAADDDEEPGVFEERPRSAGPVPLPALAEAAAPAELLASQASESARAALRIACALGGELPHHAHLPALVGDTHADSAVAELLAAGLITPVGPRHRLAAGVARQLEEAGFGETAAEEARTAARHYAWWTGHSSVTPERVAAEADAVLAALAGADVVAGVLLARSAAPAFAASRHWEAWERVLRAGAEAARKAGEVAEQAYFHHELGVLALCEGRVDRARAELEASIGLKGALADKRGTVAGRRALALVTDREAAVQASPPLRLEAPAASAAGTAAVLPAGSGGAAGSRIPGGSARPGAASAAASPAAAAPAASGSAAPAAKPRPAAAPVASEAPTAALPASEAVTAALPATGAATTAVPVIRPAVAPASLSKVFEDAFPLDPKPAPGPVPASAPVPPPGYPAGPPAPARGPAALLRQRRKAVLTAAAGALTVAVLGTVVGLAMSPSGTQAPAGGSTTSSTPPTGTPSSGAGPTGTDGGGSDSAPQPATAPSPRQSGASAEPGQSAEASPTKGTPSRRPSPGTGPSTQSPPVTGPTASSPSPSQSPVASPTPSPPPTPTATTPPATATGTTSAAGPTSPQEPSPQS, from the coding sequence ATGGACCGCACGCAGGGGCAGGCCGAACCGGGGGAGCGCGCCGCGGCGGGCCCCGGGGCGCACACCGCGCCCGGCCCCGTGGCCCGCGTCGTCACCCTCACCGCGGGCGACTACACCCTCACCGTCAACCCCGTCGACGGCAGCGAGATCGAGCCGCGCCGGCCCGGCACCGGCGGCGGTACCCCCGCCAAGCGCGACGCCGCAGGCCGCAGCGCCCACACCGCCGCCGCGCGGCCCCCCGCCCTGCCCGGCCCCGCAGCCCCCGCCCCCGTACTCGTCGGCCGCGAGGAGGAGCGCGAGCGCCTCGTACGCCTCCTCGGCCGCGGCCGCTCCGTACGGCTGACCGGACCGGCCGGATCCGGCCGCACCCGTCTGCTCGACGCGGTCGCCGCGGACTGCGCCCCGCTCGCGCCCGACGGCGTCGTCCGCCTCTCCGGATTCGGCCACCAGCAGCCCGGCGAACTCCTGTACGCGCTCCACGACGCCGTCTACCAGGCCCCCTGCGAGCGCCCCGGGCGCGCCGAACTCCTCGCCCGCGTCCGCGACATCGGCGCCATCGTCCTCCTCGACGACCTGGAGATGGGCGGCGCCGCCCTCGACGAGCTGCTCGCCGCCACCCCCGAGTGCGCCTACCTGCTGGCCGCCACCCCCGACACCCGCGCCCCCTCCGACGACTCCCACCTGGAGGAGGTCTTCCTCACCGGCCTCGGCCGGGCCGACTGCCTGCGCCTCCTCGAAGCGCGGACCGGCCGCCCCCTCACCGACGCCGAAACCGCCTGGGCCGAGGACCTGCGCTTCGCCTCCGAAGGGCTGCCGCTGCGCTTCGTGCAGGCCGCCGCCCTGCTGCGGCGCCGCGACGAGCTCAACCGGGCCGCCGCCGCCGACGACGACGAGGAGCCCGGCGTCTTCGAGGAGCGGCCCCGGTCCGCCGGACCCGTCCCGCTGCCGGCGCTCGCCGAGGCCGCGGCCCCCGCCGAGCTGCTCGCCTCGCAGGCCAGCGAGTCGGCGCGCGCCGCACTGCGGATCGCCTGCGCGCTCGGCGGGGAGCTGCCGCACCACGCCCACCTGCCCGCCCTCGTCGGGGACACCCACGCCGACTCGGCGGTCGCCGAACTCCTGGCCGCCGGCCTGATCACGCCGGTCGGCCCGCGCCACCGGCTCGCCGCAGGGGTGGCCCGGCAGCTGGAGGAGGCCGGCTTCGGCGAGACCGCCGCGGAGGAGGCCCGTACCGCCGCCCGGCACTACGCCTGGTGGACCGGGCACTCCTCGGTGACCCCGGAGCGGGTCGCCGCCGAGGCGGACGCGGTCCTCGCGGCGCTCGCCGGCGCCGACGTCGTCGCCGGGGTGCTGCTCGCCCGCAGCGCGGCCCCGGCGTTCGCCGCGTCCCGGCACTGGGAGGCGTGGGAACGCGTGCTGCGCGCCGGCGCGGAGGCCGCGCGGAAGGCCGGAGAGGTCGCCGAACAGGCCTACTTCCACCACGAACTAGGCGTACTCGCCCTGTGCGAGGGCCGCGTGGACCGCGCGCGGGCCGAACTGGAGGCGTCGATCGGCCTCAAGGGCGCCCTCGCGGACAAGCGGGGCACCGTGGCCGGGCGCAGGGCGCTGGCCCTCGTCACGGACCGGGAGGCCGCCGTCCAGGCCTCGCCGCCGCTGCGGCTGGAGGCGCCGGCGGCGTCCGCCGCCGGGACGGCGGCCGTGCTGCCCGCCGGCTCCGGGGGAGCCGCGGGATCCCGCATACCCGGCGGCTCCGCGCGCCCGGGCGCGGCCTCAGCCGCAGCCTCCCCGGCCGCCGCGGCCCCCGCCGCCTCCGGGTCCGCCGCCCCCGCGGCGAAGCCCCGGCCGGCCGCCGCGCCTGTCGCCTCGGAGGCCCCGACCGCCGCGCTCCCGGCGTCGGAGGCGGTCACGGCCGCGCTGCCCGCCACGGGGGCCGCCACCACGGCGGTGCCGGTCATCCGGCCTGCCGTCGCGCCCGCCTCGCTCTCGAAGGTGTTCGAGGACGCCTTCCCCCTCGACCCCAAGCCCGCGCCCGGCCCCGTACCCGCGTCCGCGCCCGTCCCGCCGCCCGGGTACCCCGCGGGGCCCCCTGCTCCCGCGCGCGGTCCGGCCGCCCTGCTGCGGCAGCGGCGCAAGGCTGTCCTGACGGCCGCGGCCGGCGCGCTGACGGTGGCGGTGCTCGGCACGGTCGTCGGGCTCGCGATGAGCCCGTCCGGGACGCAGGCCCCGGCCGGCGGCTCCACGACCTCCTCGACCCCGCCGACGGGCACGCCGTCGAGCGGCGCAGGCCCGACGGGGACGGACGGCGGCGGCAGCGACTCCGCACCGCAGCCGGCCACGGCGCCGTCCCCCCGGCAGTCCGGCGCCTCCGCCGAGCCCGGCCAGAGCGCAGAGGCGAGCCCCACCAAGGGCACCCCCTCGCGCCGGCCGTCGCCCGGCACCGGGCCGTCCACGCAGAGCCCGCCGGTGACCGGCCCCACGGCCTCGTCGCCCTCGCCCAGCCAGAGCCCCGTCGCGAGCCCGACGCCGTCGCCGCCGCCCACGCCGACGGCCACCACGCCCCCGGCCACGGCCACCGGCACGACCAGCGCGGCGGGTCCGACCTCCCCGCAGGAGCCGTCCCCTCAGTCGTAG
- the nucS gene encoding endonuclease NucS, producing MRLVIARCSVDYAGRLTAHLPSAPRLILVKADGSVSIHADDRAYKPLNWMSPPCTLKEGAGDQAGVWTVVNKAGEKLIITMEEVLHDSSHELGVDPGLIKDGVEAHLQELLADRIDTLGEGYTLIRREYMTAIGPVDILCRDASGATVAVEIKRRGEIDGVEQLTRYLELLNRDPHLAPVRGVFAAQEIKPQARVLASDRGMDCVVLDYDALRGIEDDKLRLF from the coding sequence ATGCGTCTCGTGATTGCCCGCTGCTCCGTCGACTACGCGGGCCGCCTCACCGCCCACCTGCCCTCGGCACCCCGTCTGATCCTCGTGAAGGCCGACGGCAGTGTCTCGATCCACGCGGACGACCGGGCGTACAAACCGCTCAACTGGATGTCGCCTCCGTGCACTCTCAAGGAGGGCGCAGGCGACCAGGCAGGCGTGTGGACCGTCGTCAACAAGGCGGGCGAGAAGCTCATCATCACGATGGAGGAGGTCCTCCACGACTCCTCCCACGAGCTGGGCGTCGACCCGGGCCTCATCAAGGACGGCGTCGAGGCGCACCTGCAGGAGCTCCTCGCGGACCGCATCGACACCCTGGGCGAGGGCTACACGCTGATCCGGCGCGAGTACATGACGGCGATCGGGCCGGTGGACATCCTGTGCCGGGACGCCTCGGGCGCGACGGTGGCGGTCGAGATCAAGCGGCGCGGCGAGATCGACGGCGTCGAGCAGCTGACCCGCTACCTGGAGCTCCTCAACCGGGACCCGCACCTGGCGCCGGTGCGCGGCGTGTTCGCGGCCCAGGAGATCAAGCCGCAGGCGCGCGTCCTGGCCTCGGACCGCGGCATGGACTGCGTGGTGCTCGACTACGACGCGCTGCGCGGCATCGAGGACGACAAGCTGCGCCTGTTCTGA
- a CDS encoding SCO5389 family protein: MSLDVSPALLEQAERGEVDEAAFVDCVRTSLPFAWEMISSLVARLEVDGGDFADNQTPPPDEQARGQLLRALASDAIRGALQRHFGVRLAFQNCHRVAVFPLDASADDRLARFTSIRGQLLNQSPELRDC; encoded by the coding sequence ATGTCGCTCGACGTCTCACCGGCCCTACTCGAACAGGCCGAGCGAGGCGAGGTCGACGAAGCCGCCTTCGTCGACTGCGTCCGGACCTCCCTGCCCTTCGCATGGGAGATGATCAGCTCGCTCGTGGCGCGGCTTGAGGTGGACGGCGGGGACTTCGCCGACAACCAGACGCCGCCGCCCGACGAGCAGGCGCGCGGGCAGCTGCTGCGCGCCCTCGCGAGCGACGCCATACGGGGTGCGCTCCAGCGGCACTTCGGGGTGCGCCTGGCCTTCCAGAACTGCCACCGCGTCGCCGTCTTCCCGCTGGACGCCTCCGCGGACGACCGCCTGGCCCGCTTCACCTCGATCCGCGGCCAGCTGCTCAACCAGTCGCCGGAGCTGCGCGACTGCTAG
- a CDS encoding LLM class flavin-dependent oxidoreductase — protein sequence MRVGAFVLAAQFPGQGHGEALHRAVRTAEVADEAGLDSVWLAEHHFVPYGVCPSAVTLAGLLLGRTKRLTVGTAVSVLPNTHPVALAEQAALLHIASGGRFALGVGRGGPWVDLEVFGGGLDAYENGFPEGLDLLRRWLCEPRVASVGGRHVFREVAVVPRPAEALDGDGQGPEVIVACTSPASVRLAAERGLPMLLGMHCGDEEKAAMVALYRRTAAEAGRDPHAPHVSAGVCQLADRTRDARETLAKAMPGWLRQGLGAHVTVDGRKRAMRDPAAYTGLLCDLHPVGTPRLAADRLAATSERTGITRFALLAEGSGDLAATEENVRRLAAEVLPRLR from the coding sequence ATGCGCGTAGGAGCGTTCGTACTGGCGGCCCAGTTCCCGGGCCAGGGGCACGGCGAGGCACTGCACCGGGCGGTGCGGACGGCGGAGGTGGCCGACGAGGCCGGGCTCGACTCGGTCTGGCTCGCCGAGCACCACTTCGTCCCCTACGGCGTGTGCCCCTCGGCGGTGACCCTGGCGGGGCTGCTGCTCGGGCGGACGAAGCGGCTGACGGTGGGCACGGCGGTCAGCGTGCTGCCGAACACGCACCCGGTGGCCCTCGCCGAGCAGGCGGCGCTGCTGCACATCGCCTCCGGCGGCCGCTTCGCCCTGGGGGTCGGCCGCGGCGGGCCGTGGGTCGACCTGGAGGTCTTCGGCGGCGGCCTGGACGCGTACGAGAACGGCTTCCCGGAGGGGCTGGACCTGCTGCGGCGCTGGCTCTGCGAGCCGCGGGTGGCGTCCGTCGGCGGGCGGCACGTCTTCCGCGAGGTGGCCGTCGTCCCGCGGCCCGCGGAGGCGCTCGACGGCGACGGACAGGGACCGGAAGTGATCGTCGCCTGCACCTCGCCCGCCTCGGTGCGGCTGGCCGCCGAGCGCGGGCTGCCGATGCTGCTCGGCATGCACTGCGGGGACGAGGAGAAGGCGGCGATGGTGGCCCTGTACCGGCGTACGGCGGCCGAGGCGGGCCGCGACCCGCACGCTCCGCACGTGTCGGCGGGCGTGTGCCAGCTCGCGGACCGGACGCGCGACGCCCGCGAGACGCTCGCGAAGGCGATGCCGGGGTGGCTGAGGCAGGGCCTCGGCGCGCACGTCACCGTGGACGGCCGGAAGCGGGCGATGCGCGACCCCGCCGCCTACACCGGGCTGCTGTGCGACCTGCACCCGGTGGGGACGCCGCGGCTGGCGGCGGACCGCCTCGCGGCGACGTCCGAGCGGACGGGCATCACACGGTTCGCCCTGCTGGCGGAGGGGTCCGGCGACCTCGCGGCCACCGAGGAGAACGTGCGCCGGCTCGCCGCCGAGGTCCTGCCCCGCCTCCGCTGA
- a CDS encoding ATP/GTP-binding protein, translated as MSPRHNRPRGGGKPADRADGGAGSAAAGGDRFGLERTEEYLGEEWKVRHVAGASAAGKRYRCPGCDQEIPSGTPHLVAWPEYGGVDDRRHWHKACWNAKDRRTTRVQRSRSAPRY; from the coding sequence GTGTCACCGCGCCACAACCGCCCCAGGGGCGGCGGGAAGCCAGCCGACCGTGCGGACGGCGGCGCCGGATCCGCGGCAGCGGGCGGCGACCGGTTCGGCCTGGAGCGCACCGAGGAGTACCTGGGCGAGGAGTGGAAGGTCCGGCACGTCGCGGGCGCGAGCGCCGCCGGCAAGCGCTACCGCTGCCCGGGCTGCGACCAGGAGATCCCCTCCGGCACCCCCCACCTGGTGGCCTGGCCCGAGTACGGCGGCGTGGACGACCGCAGGCACTGGCACAAGGCCTGCTGGAACGCGAAGGACCGCCGCACCACGCGGGTGCAGCGGTCCAGGAGCGCCCCCCGGTACTGA
- a CDS encoding ABC transporter permease subunit: MTGPAALPDQPQEQDPPLPEPRPHLGHALASEWTKMVSVRSTLWTLGALVLLVVGIGLLAVGETEDPAGYVNPPHTAAAVFGLLVGQIAVIVLGVLTVTSEYATGLIRTTLTAAPDRARVLTAKYLVFSAVAFTVVSASVAVVGIASMIAVDSPDAHQTAGEWLAALAGCLYITLLGVLGLAIGAVVRHSAGAIAVMLGLVMLPPVVGGMLTMWESLTPLGNLILRYNAPVAIMQMFGLPTSEVGGLPGNWAQLVLIVAVAGAAVAGSYAVVGRRDV, from the coding sequence ATGACCGGCCCCGCCGCCCTCCCGGACCAGCCGCAGGAGCAGGACCCGCCGCTGCCCGAGCCCCGGCCGCACCTGGGGCACGCCCTCGCCTCCGAGTGGACCAAGATGGTCTCCGTGCGCTCCACCCTGTGGACGCTGGGCGCGCTGGTCCTCCTCGTCGTCGGCATCGGCCTGCTCGCGGTCGGCGAGACCGAGGACCCCGCCGGCTACGTCAACCCACCGCACACCGCGGCCGCCGTCTTCGGGCTGCTGGTGGGGCAGATCGCGGTGATCGTCCTCGGCGTGCTCACGGTCACCTCCGAGTACGCCACCGGGCTGATCCGCACGACGCTGACCGCGGCCCCCGACCGGGCCCGCGTGCTGACCGCCAAGTACCTCGTCTTCTCCGCGGTCGCCTTCACGGTCGTCAGCGCCTCGGTCGCGGTGGTCGGGATCGCCTCGATGATCGCGGTGGACAGCCCGGATGCGCACCAGACCGCCGGCGAGTGGCTCGCCGCCCTCGCCGGGTGCCTGTACATCACCCTGCTCGGGGTGCTCGGCCTCGCGATCGGCGCCGTCGTGCGGCACTCCGCCGGGGCCATCGCCGTGATGCTCGGCCTGGTCATGCTCCCGCCGGTGGTCGGGGGGATGCTGACGATGTGGGAGAGCCTCACCCCCCTCGGCAACCTGATCCTGCGCTACAACGCGCCGGTCGCCATCATGCAGATGTTCGGCCTGCCCACCTCCGAGGTGGGCGGCCTGCCGGGCAACTGGGCGCAGCTGGTGCTGATCGTCGCCGTGGCCGGCGCCGCCGTCGCAGGGTCGTACGCGGTCGTGGGCCGGCGGGACGTGTAA
- a CDS encoding ABC transporter ATP-binding protein gives MIEAVGLTKRFGAKTAVDQLSFQVRPGHVTGFLGPNGSGKSTTMRMILGLDQPTSGQVTINGRPFRELGNAQRNVGALLDAKAVHGGRRARTHLLSIAQLSGIPEKRVDEVLAVVGLQDVARQRAKGFSLGMGQRLGIATALLGDPRVLLFDEPVNGLDPEGILWVRNLMRQLAAEGRTVFVSSHLMSEMALTADHLIVIGRGRLLADMGTQEFIAHNSAGFARVRAAGNDQDGRKALAAALTAAGGRVLQEPDGALRVTGLELPHISDLAHGAGVRLWELSPHRASLEEAYMRMTQSSVEYTSTEDPRAELWEPDPLALPDWEDGAAAPEVPQDGFFAPPPPGAGGKPFLMPGSAAELAGTAGTAPNNPEDTR, from the coding sequence ATGATCGAGGCAGTCGGCCTGACCAAGCGCTTCGGCGCCAAGACCGCGGTCGACCAGCTGTCCTTCCAGGTCAGGCCCGGCCACGTGACCGGCTTCCTGGGGCCCAACGGCTCCGGCAAGTCGACCACCATGCGCATGATCCTCGGCCTGGACCAGCCCACCTCCGGCCAGGTCACGATCAACGGCCGGCCCTTCCGCGAGCTCGGCAACGCCCAGCGCAACGTCGGCGCCCTCCTCGACGCGAAGGCCGTCCACGGCGGCCGCCGCGCCCGCACCCACCTGCTGTCCATCGCCCAGCTGTCCGGGATCCCGGAGAAGCGGGTGGACGAGGTGCTGGCCGTCGTCGGCCTCCAGGACGTCGCCCGGCAGCGCGCCAAGGGCTTCTCCCTCGGCATGGGCCAGCGCCTCGGCATCGCCACCGCCCTCCTCGGCGACCCCCGGGTACTGCTCTTCGACGAGCCGGTCAACGGCCTCGACCCCGAGGGCATCCTCTGGGTGCGCAACCTCATGCGGCAGCTGGCCGCCGAGGGCCGCACCGTCTTCGTCTCCTCGCACCTGATGAGCGAGATGGCGCTGACCGCCGACCACCTCATCGTCATCGGCCGCGGACGGCTGCTGGCCGACATGGGCACCCAGGAGTTCATCGCCCACAACTCGGCCGGATTCGCGCGGGTCCGCGCGGCCGGCAATGATCAGGATGGCCGGAAGGCGCTGGCCGCGGCCCTGACGGCGGCGGGCGGCAGGGTGCTGCAGGAGCCCGACGGGGCACTGCGCGTGACGGGCCTGGAGCTGCCGCACATCTCGGACCTCGCGCACGGGGCGGGCGTACGCCTGTGGGAGCTGTCCCCGCACCGGGCCTCGCTGGAGGAGGCGTACATGCGGATGACGCAGTCCTCCGTCGAGTACACCTCCACCGAGGACCCGCGCGCCGAGCTCTGGGAGCCGGACCCGCTGGCCCTGCCCGACTGGGAGGACGGCGCCGCGGCGCCCGAGGTTCCGCAGGATGGTTTCTTCGCTCCCCCGCCGCCCGGCGCGGGCGGGAAGCCCTTCCTGATGCCCGGCAGCGCCGCCGAGCTCGCCGGCACCGCCGGCACCGCACCGAACAACCCCGAGGACACCCGATGA
- a CDS encoding ABC transporter permease subunit — translation MSFPAVLRSEWTKIRTVGSTVWTLAAAAVVTVGMSALLCVFINSQFENMPKEQQLSFDPTMSSFAGMTLGQAAVIVFGVLVVGTEYSTGMIRTSLAAVPRRGSFLAGKLLVATALALAVGLATSFVSFFTGQALLGEHSIGIGEPNVLRAVFGAGLYMAVIAVFAMGLTMVLRSSMLALGILLPLFFLVSPILGSVDATQKVAYFFPNVAGSRIMQTVPAVLDGSEPPYGPWGGFGIMVAWAALAVAAGYAVLRTRDA, via the coding sequence ATGTCCTTCCCCGCAGTCCTCCGGTCCGAGTGGACCAAGATCCGCACCGTCGGCTCCACCGTCTGGACCCTGGCGGCCGCCGCGGTCGTCACGGTCGGCATGAGCGCGCTGCTGTGCGTCTTCATCAACTCGCAGTTCGAGAACATGCCGAAGGAGCAGCAGCTCTCCTTCGACCCGACGATGTCCAGCTTCGCCGGCATGACGCTGGGGCAGGCCGCCGTCATCGTCTTCGGCGTCCTGGTCGTGGGCACCGAGTACAGCACCGGCATGATCCGCACCTCGCTCGCGGCGGTGCCCCGCCGCGGCTCCTTCCTGGCCGGGAAGCTGCTCGTGGCCACCGCCCTCGCGCTGGCCGTGGGCCTGGCCACGAGCTTCGTGTCCTTCTTCACCGGCCAGGCCCTGCTGGGTGAGCACAGCATCGGCATCGGCGAGCCGAACGTCCTGCGCGCGGTCTTCGGTGCCGGGCTCTACATGGCGGTCATCGCGGTGTTCGCCATGGGCCTGACGATGGTGCTGCGCAGCTCGATGCTGGCGCTCGGCATCCTGCTGCCCCTCTTCTTCCTGGTCTCCCCGATCCTCGGCTCGGTCGACGCCACGCAGAAGGTGGCGTACTTCTTCCCGAACGTGGCCGGCAGCCGGATCATGCAGACCGTCCCGGCTGTGCTGGACGGCTCCGAGCCGCCCTACGGCCCCTGGGGCGGCTTCGGGATCATGGTCGCCTGGGCGGCCCTCGCCGTGGCGGCCGGGTACGCGGTCCTGCGCACGCGCGACGCCTGA
- a CDS encoding ABC transporter ATP-binding protein, whose product MIELEALTKRFGAKTAVDNLSFQVKPGVVTGFLGPNGAGKSTTMRMMLDLDNPTSGTVRIDGKHYRDLSEPLKHIGALLDAKAMHGGRSAYNNLLCLAESNRIPASRVGEVLDLVGLTAVAKKKSKGFSLGMGQRLGIAAALLGDPEILMFDEPVNGLDPEGILWIRNLMKGLAGEGRTVFVSSHLMSEMALTADHLIVIGQGKLLADMSMAEFIQHNSRSFVRLRSPQQEQLKDLLHAEGIAATALPDSGALEVDGVASEQLGELAARHGIVLHELSPQRASLEEAFMRMTADSVEYHAHAPGAPAAGVGSQARPADAPVWGAGTETTRKGGR is encoded by the coding sequence ATGATCGAGCTAGAGGCCCTTACCAAGCGATTCGGCGCCAAGACCGCCGTCGACAACCTCAGCTTCCAGGTCAAACCGGGGGTGGTCACCGGCTTCCTCGGCCCGAACGGGGCCGGGAAGTCCACGACCATGCGCATGATGCTCGACCTCGACAACCCGACGAGCGGGACGGTCAGGATCGACGGCAAGCACTACCGGGACCTGTCGGAGCCCCTGAAGCACATCGGTGCACTCCTGGACGCGAAGGCCATGCACGGCGGCCGCAGCGCCTACAACAACCTGCTGTGCCTGGCCGAGTCGAACCGGATCCCGGCGAGCCGCGTCGGCGAGGTCCTCGACCTCGTCGGCCTGACGGCCGTCGCGAAGAAGAAGTCGAAAGGATTTTCGCTCGGCATGGGGCAGCGGCTGGGCATCGCCGCCGCCCTGCTCGGCGATCCGGAGATCCTCATGTTCGACGAGCCGGTCAACGGCCTGGACCCGGAGGGAATTCTCTGGATCCGCAACCTGATGAAGGGGCTGGCCGGCGAAGGGCGGACGGTGTTCGTCTCCTCGCACCTGATGAGCGAGATGGCACTGACCGCCGACCATTTGATCGTTATCGGCCAGGGAAAGCTTCTGGCCGACATGTCGATGGCCGAATTCATTCAGCACAACTCGCGCAGCTTCGTACGGCTGCGCTCGCCCCAGCAGGAGCAGCTGAAGGACCTCCTGCACGCGGAGGGGATCGCGGCGACCGCCCTCCCGGACTCCGGCGCCCTCGAGGTCGACGGCGTGGCGTCCGAACAGCTCGGTGAACTGGCCGCCCGGCACGGCATCGTGCTGCACGAACTCAGCCCGCAGCGGGCTTCACTGGAGGAAGCGTTCATGCGCATGACGGCGGACTCCGTCGAGTACCACGCCCACGCCCCCGGCGCCCCGGCCGCCGGTGTCGGCAGCCAGGCCCGTCCGGCCGACGCCCCCGTATGGGGCGCCGGGACCGAAACGACCCGCAAGGGCGGCCGGTGA